From the genome of uncultured Bacteroides sp.:
CTGTTGCTTTCGGAAAGAAGAAAGAATGGAAAGACGGCAAACAGGTTGAAACAGATGAAGATAATGTTATTAATGACTCAAATCCTCTATGGACACTTAAACCTGCTGATTTAAAAGAAGAGGATTACAAAAAGTTCTATAGAGATCTTTATCCAATGTCTGATGAACCTCTGTTCTGGATTCATTTGAATGTGGATTATCCGTTCCATCTGACAGGTGTTCTTTATTTCCCAAAAATTAAGAGCAATTTAGATCTGAATAAAAATAAAATTCAGCTGTATTGCAATCAGGTTTATGTAACCGATTCTGTAGAAGGAATTGTACCTGACTTTCTGACATTACTTCATGGTGTTATCGATTCTCCAGATATTCCGTTGAATGTATCTCGTTCTTACTTACAGAGCGATTCAAATGTCAAAAAGATCTCTTCTCACATTACTAAGAAAGTATCTGATCGTCTGCAATCTATCTTCAAAAATGATCGTAAAGAGTTCGAAGAAAAATGGGATGATTTAAAGCTCTTTATTAATTACGGAATGCTTACTCAGGAAGATTTCTATGACAAAGCTGCCAAATTTGCATTGTTGAAGGATACTGATTCTAAATTCTACATGTTTGAAGAGTACAAAACATTGATTAAAGATAATCAGACTGACAAAGATGGCAATCTTGTTTATTTGTATTCAAACAATAAAGATGAGCAATTCAGTTATATCGAAGCTGCAATAAACAAAGGATACAATGTATTACTACTGGATGGGCAATTAGATACAGCTGTGATAAATATGTTTGAGCAGAAGTTTGAAAAAAGCCGATTTACTCGTGTAGACAGTGATATTGTTGATCATCTGATAGTTAAAGAAGATAAGAAAGAATCAGTATTAGAAGAAGGCAAACACGAAATTCTTTCAACTTTATTCAAGAGTCAGCTTCCATCAATGGAAAAGGTCGAATTTAATATCGAATCTCAATCTTTGGGTGAAAATGGCTCTCCTATTATGGTTACTCAAAGTGAGTATATGCGCCGTATGAAAGAGATGGCAAATCTGCAACCAGGTATGAGTTTCTACGGTGAAATGCCTGATATGTTTAATTTGGTTGTAAATGCTGATCATAAACTCGTAAAACAGGTTATGGATGAAGAAGATAAAGAATGTTCTGTTGCTATTCAACCGGTTCAGAGTGAAATAGATGAATTAAACGTTCGTCACGCTGAGTTAAAGAAACAACACGAAGGCAAAAAATATGAAGAAATCTCTGTATTAGAAAAAGATGAATTAGCTGATATTGATAAAAAAATAGCCGATTTGAAAGCTAAAAAGAATTCATTATTAAGCGATTATGCAGAAAAAAATAAGATTATTCGCCAATTAATCGACTTAGCTCTTCTTCAAAATAATATGCTAAAGGGTGAAGCCTTAAACAATTTTGTAAAAAGAAGTATTGAATTGATTTAATTTAATATAACCTCTTTGAGGATTAAATATTTAAAGAGCATTACAGCTTTTTTTGCTGTAATGCTCTTTTTGCTTATAAAAAGAGCGGTAAGCAAACAAATAATATGCAAACAATTCTTTATATTTGAGGTTTTATTACTTGATACAGGATACTTCATTCAATAAATATGAGAAAAATTCTAATAATCTTAATATTAGCAGTTTTAGTTGTTCCATATTCAAACGCACAGAAAGTTGGATTGGTGCTTAGTGGCGGTGGAGCAAAAGGATTAACGCATATAGGTATTATTCGGGCGCTAGAAGAAAATAATATCCCGATAGATTATATAACGGGTACCTCTATGGGAGCTATAATCGGGGCGCTTTACTCTATGGGATATTCTCCGGATGATATGGAACGGTTAATTTCTTCGGAAGATTTTGAAAGATGGTATACGGGCGCTGTTGAAGAGGATTATGTGTATTATTTTAAAAAGAATGCACCAACTCCTGAATTTTTTAATATTAAAATGTCTTTGAAGGATTCATTGAGTGCAGTTAAACCTCAGTTCCTGCCATCCAGCATGGTGAATCCTATTCAAATGAATCTTGTTTTTGTTGATTTGTTTGCTCGTGCTACAGCTCTTTGTGGAGGAAACTTTGATAATCTTTTTATTCCTTTCCGCTGTGTTGCCTCCGATGTGTATAATAAAAAGCAGTTAGTAATGAAAAAAGGAGACTTAGGTGATGCCGTTCGTGCATCAATGAGTTTTCCTTTTGTCTTTAAACCTATTCAAATAGATGGTGTATTAGCTTATGATGGAGGAATTTATAATAACTTTCCTACTGATGTGATGCGTGATGATTTTCATCCGGATATTATAATAGGCAGCGTCGTTGCTTCCAATCCTACTAAACCTGATGAAAACGATCTTATGAGTCAGATTGATAATATGGTTATGCAAAAGACTGATTATTCTCTTCCTGACTCGGTTGGTATTGTTATGAAATTTAAGTATGACAATGTGGGATTGCTGGATTTTGATAGAATTAAGGAAATTCAGGATATTGGTTATAATCGGACAATAAGTATGATGGATTCTATCAAAAGTCGTATTCATAGACGAGTGAATGCGGATAATATCCGTTTGCGCAGATTGGTATTCAAGAGTAATCTTCCGGAATTGATATTTAAGAACATTGAAATTCAAGGGGCTAATGCTTTGCAAAAGAGCTATATAAAGAAAGAATTTCATTATTCCGACAATAAAGTATTTACTTATGAAGATTTAAAGCGAGGATATTTCCGTTTATTGTCGGACAATACTATTTCTGAAATTATTCCTCATGCAATTTTCAATCCGATAGATGATACTTATAATTTGAATCTGAAGGTGAAAATGGAAGATAACTTTTCAATCCGTATGGGAGGAAATATTTCTTCTACAAATTCCAACCAGGTTTATTTTGGACTTTCGTATAAGGACTTAAACTATTATTCTAAAGAATTTATTCTAGATGGCCAATTGGGCAAAGTTTATAATAACTTTCAATTTACGGCAAAAGTTGATTTTCCTACTCAGATTCCTACTTCGTATAGACTAATAGCTTCAATATCAACTTTTGATTATTACAAGAACGATAAACTGTTTTCGGGCAATGATAATCCTGCTTTTAATAAAAAAGATGAGCGGTTTGTGAAAATAAAAGCAGCTGTGCCGTTCTTGTCTAAAAAGAAAGCAGAGTTTGGTCTTGGCTACGCACATATAAAAGACCAGTACTTCCAGACGAATATTATTGATTTTGGGTCTTCAAAGCACGATAGAAGCAATTATAAGCTTGTAGGAGGCTCGATTGGATTTGGAGGCAGTACATTGAATGCAAAGCAGTTTGCCACAGAAGGAAGCAAGGATTTGCTTCTTGCTCAGGTTTTTTCTGGGAATGAAACATATACTCCCGGTACCACGACTTCTGAAGCAATTGATTCTAAAAACGATAATTCCTGGATGCAAATCTCATATAAAAATGAAACTTATTATAAAATAAATCCAAAATTTACATTAGGATCGTATATTGAAGCTCTTTATTCATCGAAGAACTTCTCTGAAAACTATACGGCAACAATTTTGGAAGCCGGAGAATTTGCACCTACACCGCACAGTCAGATATCTTATAATGAAGCATTCCGTGCTAATCAATATTTGGCTCTGGGAGTAAAACCAATATATAATATCAGTTCGGTGTTTCATTTACGAGGAGAAGTTTATGGCTTCCTACCTATAAAACCTATTGAAAGAAGCTCAATAAATAAAGCATTATATGGGAAATCGTTTTCAAACTTTCAATATCTTGGAGAAATTTCTTTAGTTTGTCGATTGCCCTTTGGAGCTATTAGTGCATATGTAAATCATTATAGCTCACCGTCTAAGAACTGGAATGTGGGGGTAAGTTTAGGGTGGTTATTGTTTAATTCCCGATTCATCGAATAATTTTTATAAAAAAAGTGTAGAAATTCCTTGTATTTTCGGGAAAAAGCGGTATCTTTGCACCCGTTAAACAAATGGCCCCGTGGCTCAACTGAATAGAGCATTTGACTACGGATCAGAAGGTTACAGGTTTGAATCCTGTCGGGGTCACAAGTTTTAAGTTTAATAATATTATTGCTGGCCCCGTGGCTCAACTGAATAGAGCATTTGACTACGGATCAGAAGGTTACAGGTTTGAATCCTGTCGGGGTCACAAGTTTTAAGTTCAATAATATTTCGCTGGCCCCGTGGCTCAACTGAATAGAGCATTTGACTACGGATCAGAAGGTTACAGGTTTGAATCCTGTCGGGGTCACTAAAAAAGAATCTCCTGCAAATTAATTATTTGCAGGAGATTCTTTTTTTATTCGATGAAATCGACTATAATTTCATTTTTTTAAAATTATCCCTCACTCCCTCACTTTTGAATTTTAATATCCTCATAATAAAAGTGATAGATAAATGAAGGTAGAAATCATCCCTCACTTATCTATCACTTTATCCCTCACTTTTATGTAGATCGGTCACTATTTGGACGTATCTTTTAGCATTTTATATTTAACTCGTTCAGTACTGCGCGAATTTTTTCAAATGTAGTAATTCGGGTAGGAACAAGAGGCAAGCGAAGTTTATTTTCAATCATACCCATTGCATTCAGCATTGATTTAACTCCTGCAGGATTACCATCCACAAACAATAAATCGAATAGTTCGGTGAATTTATGGTGAATAGAAAGAGCATTTGCATAATCTCCTGCCAAAGCCAAACGAGTCATTCTGCTGAATTCTCGTGGAAAAGCATTACCAATAACTGAAATAACACCTACAGCTCCGAGAGTAATTAGTGGGAATGTGATTCCGTCATCGCCAGAAAGTACGTTGAAATCGGCCGGCTTATTTTTGATAATATCATCCATTTGAGTGATATTTCCGGATGCTTCCTTAACGCCGACAATGTTTTTAAAATCGCGTGCTAAACGAAGGGTTGTTTCTGCTGTCATGTTAACCCCTGTACGTCCCGGAACATTATATAAAATAATTGGAAGATCGGTTGAATTTGCAATTGCTTTATAATGCTGATAAATACCTTCCTGAGATGGTTTGTTATAGTAAGGAACAACAGACAGAATAGCATCTATACCTGTAAAATCTTCATTTTTAAGAGTTTCGATAACTGCTCTGGTATTATTACCTCCACAACCCAATACAATTGGAATCTGGCCATTTACTCGTTCTACAATTAGTTTCTGGATTTTTATCTTTTCTTCAGAAGACAGGGTTGGTGTCTCGGCAGTAGTTGCCAGAATAACAAGAAAGTCTGTTCCGTTCTGAAGTTGATAGTCAACTAATCTAATGATTGCTTCGTAATCAACGCTTTCGTCTTCTTTGAATGGGGTAATGAATGCTACGCCCATACCTCTTAATTTTGACTGTATCATAAGTGTAATTGTAATCTAAAGGTATTTATGCTGCAAAAGTACTAATATTTTCTATTTTTACTATACGTAGGTGATGAAAATAATTTATTTCGTGTTAAATGGTTACAATATTAGCTTTAAAAACTCCTCTTCGCTTATAATGCGTATTCCTAGTTTGGTTGCTTTTTCCAGTTTACTAGGCCCCATATTATCGCCCGCAAGTATAAAACTTGTTTTAGAAGATATAGAACCAACATTCTTACCTCCATTTTGTTCAATCATGCTTTTATATTCGTCTCGTGAATGATGAACAAATACACCGCTTATCACAATAGAGAGCCCGTTTAGTTTGTCACTAATCTGTTCATGTTCCTCTGAACGTGTAAATTGTAGTCCCACCTCTTTTAGTCTGTTAACTAGGAGTATATTTTTTTCGTCGGCAAAGTAATTCACGATGCTTTGGCCTATTTTTTCTCCAATTTCATCTACCTGAACAAGTGTTTCTAGTGTGGCTTGCTCCAATTCTTCTATTGAAGCGAATGCTTTAGCTATTTTTTTTGCAACGGTCGCTCCGACAAAACGGATTCCCAAAGCAAAAATAACCCGTTCAAAGGGTACTTCTTTGGAGGCTTGCAGACTAGCAATAATATTATCTGCAGATTTTTCGCCCATTCTATCCAGACCTTTTATCTGATCTGCAGTAATATCGTATAAGTCTGCCGGATTGCTGATTAGTCCTTGATTATAGAATAAATCAACAGTTTCGGGTCCTAATCCGTCAATGTTCATGGCCTTTCGACTGATAAAATGCTCTATTTTTCCTTTTATTTGTGGCGGACAAGCATTTTCGTTAGGACAATAGTGAGCAGCTTCGCCCTCGTAACGTATTAATTTTGAACCACATTCCGGACAGTTTGAGATAAATTCTACTTTATCGCCAATCATAAAGCGAGATTTAATATCAACCCCGGTTATTTTAGGGATAATTTCTCCACCTTTTTCCACGTAAACCATATCGCCAATGTGAAGATCGAGGCCTTCAATTATATCTGCGTTATGAAGCGAAGCGCGTTTTACAATGGTTCCTGAAAGTTGAACCGGGTCTAAATTTGCAACCGGGGTAACAGCTCCGGTTCGACCTACTTGATATGTGACCTGATTAAGACGGGTTAATGCCTGTTCTGCCTGGAATTTATAAGCAATAGCCCATCGAGGAGATTTTGCTGTGTAGCCTAAAGTGTTTTGATGGCGTAATGAGTTTACTTTCAATACAATACCATCACAAGCTACGGGCAGATTTTTTCGTTCAACATCCCAATAATTTATAAAATCGAACACTTCCTGAAGCGTTTTACATTTCCGAACTGCATCCGAAATCTTAAATCCCCATTTTTGTGCAACCTGAA
Proteins encoded in this window:
- the htpG gene encoding molecular chaperone HtpG is translated as MQKGNIGVTTENIFPVIKKFLYSDHEIFLREIVSNAVDATQKLKTFASVGEFKGELGDLTVKVSLEKDTITISDRGIGLTAEEIEKYINQIAFSGANDFLEKYKNDANAIIGHFGLGFYSSFMVSKKVEIITKSFREGAKSVKWSCDGSPEFTLEEVEKEDRGTDIVLYIDDDCKEFLEEARVSSLLKKYCSFLPIPVAFGKKKEWKDGKQVETDEDNVINDSNPLWTLKPADLKEEDYKKFYRDLYPMSDEPLFWIHLNVDYPFHLTGVLYFPKIKSNLDLNKNKIQLYCNQVYVTDSVEGIVPDFLTLLHGVIDSPDIPLNVSRSYLQSDSNVKKISSHITKKVSDRLQSIFKNDRKEFEEKWDDLKLFINYGMLTQEDFYDKAAKFALLKDTDSKFYMFEEYKTLIKDNQTDKDGNLVYLYSNNKDEQFSYIEAAINKGYNVLLLDGQLDTAVINMFEQKFEKSRFTRVDSDIVDHLIVKEDKKESVLEEGKHEILSTLFKSQLPSMEKVEFNIESQSLGENGSPIMVTQSEYMRRMKEMANLQPGMSFYGEMPDMFNLVVNADHKLVKQVMDEEDKECSVAIQPVQSEIDELNVRHAELKKQHEGKKYEEISVLEKDELADIDKKIADLKAKKNSLLSDYAEKNKIIRQLIDLALLQNNMLKGEALNNFVKRSIELI
- a CDS encoding patatin-like phospholipase family protein yields the protein MRKILIILILAVLVVPYSNAQKVGLVLSGGGAKGLTHIGIIRALEENNIPIDYITGTSMGAIIGALYSMGYSPDDMERLISSEDFERWYTGAVEEDYVYYFKKNAPTPEFFNIKMSLKDSLSAVKPQFLPSSMVNPIQMNLVFVDLFARATALCGGNFDNLFIPFRCVASDVYNKKQLVMKKGDLGDAVRASMSFPFVFKPIQIDGVLAYDGGIYNNFPTDVMRDDFHPDIIIGSVVASNPTKPDENDLMSQIDNMVMQKTDYSLPDSVGIVMKFKYDNVGLLDFDRIKEIQDIGYNRTISMMDSIKSRIHRRVNADNIRLRRLVFKSNLPELIFKNIEIQGANALQKSYIKKEFHYSDNKVFTYEDLKRGYFRLLSDNTISEIIPHAIFNPIDDTYNLNLKVKMEDNFSIRMGGNISSTNSNQVYFGLSYKDLNYYSKEFILDGQLGKVYNNFQFTAKVDFPTQIPTSYRLIASISTFDYYKNDKLFSGNDNPAFNKKDERFVKIKAAVPFLSKKKAEFGLGYAHIKDQYFQTNIIDFGSSKHDRSNYKLVGGSIGFGGSTLNAKQFATEGSKDLLLAQVFSGNETYTPGTTTSEAIDSKNDNSWMQISYKNETYYKINPKFTLGSYIEALYSSKNFSENYTATILEAGEFAPTPHSQISYNEAFRANQYLALGVKPIYNISSVFHLRGEVYGFLPIKPIERSSINKALYGKSFSNFQYLGEISLVCRLPFGAISAYVNHYSSPSKNWNVGVSLGWLLFNSRFIE
- the dapA gene encoding 4-hydroxy-tetrahydrodipicolinate synthase; this encodes MIQSKLRGMGVAFITPFKEDESVDYEAIIRLVDYQLQNGTDFLVILATTAETPTLSSEEKIKIQKLIVERVNGQIPIVLGCGGNNTRAVIETLKNEDFTGIDAILSVVPYYNKPSQEGIYQHYKAIANSTDLPIILYNVPGRTGVNMTAETTLRLARDFKNIVGVKEASGNITQMDDIIKNKPADFNVLSGDDGITFPLITLGAVGVISVIGNAFPREFSRMTRLALAGDYANALSIHHKFTELFDLLFVDGNPAGVKSMLNAMGMIENKLRLPLVPTRITTFEKIRAVLNELNIKC
- the ligA gene encoding NAD-dependent DNA ligase LigA; the encoded protein is MTAKERIEQLRAELHRHNHNYYVSNSPEVSDLEFDKMLKELQELEDQYPEYYDENSPTMRVGSDINKNFTQVAHKYPMLSLGNTYSESEVTDFYERVRKSLNEDFEICCEIKYDGTSISLTYIDGKLVKAVTRGDGEKGDDVTDNVKTIKTIPLVLHGNDYPQEFEIRGEILMPWSVFEELNQEKEAREEPLFANPRNAASGTLKLQNSSVVASRKLDAYLYYLLGDKLPCDGHFENLQVAQKWGFKISDAVRKCKTLQEVFDFINYWDVERKNLPVACDGIVLKVNSLRHQNTLGYTAKSPRWAIAYKFQAEQALTRLNQVTYQVGRTGAVTPVANLDPVQLSGTIVKRASLHNADIIEGLDLHIGDMVYVEKGGEIIPKITGVDIKSRFMIGDKVEFISNCPECGSKLIRYEGEAAHYCPNENACPPQIKGKIEHFISRKAMNIDGLGPETVDLFYNQGLISNPADLYDITADQIKGLDRMGEKSADNIIASLQASKEVPFERVIFALGIRFVGATVAKKIAKAFASIEELEQATLETLVQVDEIGEKIGQSIVNYFADEKNILLVNRLKEVGLQFTRSEEHEQISDKLNGLSIVISGVFVHHSRDEYKSMIEQNGGKNVGSISSKTSFILAGDNMGPSKLEKATKLGIRIISEEEFLKLIL